The following coding sequences lie in one Capsicum annuum cultivar UCD-10X-F1 chromosome 5, UCD10Xv1.1, whole genome shotgun sequence genomic window:
- the LOC107871289 gene encoding isopentenyl phosphate kinase isoform X2, translated as MEQKETCFAKRVRCIVKLGGAAITSKHKLETIDEENLKEVSSHLRQAFVPDSTSANVLGMDWSRRPGQSEAPSFIDDFSDQPAGDSESFIVVHGAGSFGHFQASKSGVHKGGLSRPLVKAGFVATRISVTSLNLEIVRALAREGIPSIGMSPFSCGWSTCQRNMTKADISMVIKAIDYGFIPVLHGDAVLDTLQECTILSGDVIIRHLAAELKPEFVVFLTDVLGVYDRPPAEPGAVLIQEIAVREDGSWSVVKPKLEDTSKPGQYRTIISSHQD; from the exons ATGGAGCAGAAGGAAACTTGCTTCGCCAAACGTGTTCGCTGCATCGTCAAACTCG GAGGTGCAGCCATCACAAGTAAACATAAATTGGAGACTATAGATGAGGAGAATCTTAAGGAAGTGTCATCCCATCTTCGTCAAGCATTTGTTCCGGATTCTACTTCTGCAAATGTTCTTGGAATGGATTGGAGTAGAAGGCCGGGACAGTCTGAAGCTCcaagtttcattgatgatttcagTGATCAACCAGCAGGGGATTCAGAAAGTTTTATTGTTGTTCATGGAGCAG GTTCCTTTGGACACTTTCAAGCTAGCAAGTCCGGGGTTCATAAGGGTGGACTAAGCCGACCTCTTGTAAAGGCCGGTTTTGTTGCTACAAGAATTTCA GTCACATCCCTCAATCTTGAAATCGTTAGAGCCCTAGCAAGAG AGGGTATTCCTTCGATCGGAATGTCTCCATTCTCATGTGGTTGGTCAACATGCCAAAGAAAT ATGACGAAGGCTGATATTTCCATGGTCATTAAAGCTATTGATTATGGTTTTATACCT GTTCTGCACGGAGATGCAGTCTTGGATACATTACAG GAATGCACTATCCTGAGTGGAGACGTGATAATACGTCATTTAGCAGCTGAACTAAAGCCAGAGTTCGTTGTTTTTCTT ACGGATGTTCTTGGCGTATATGATCGTCCACCAGCAGAACCTGGCGCCGTACTTATCCAGGAAATTG CTGTACGTGAAGATGGAAGCTGGTCGGTAGTGAAACCTAAATTGGAAGATACAAGCAAGCCCGGTCAGTACAGGACAATTATATCATCACATCAAGA TTGA
- the LOC107871289 gene encoding isopentenyl phosphate kinase isoform X1: MEQKETCFAKRVRCIVKLGGAAITSKHKLETIDEENLKEVSSHLRQAFVPDSTSANVLGMDWSRRPGQSEAPSFIDDFSDQPAGDSESFIVVHGAGSFGHFQASKSGVHKGGLSRPLVKAGFVATRISVTSLNLEIVRALAREGIPSIGMSPFSCGWSTCQRNMTKADISMVIKAIDYGFIPVLHGDAVLDTLQECTILSGDVIIRHLAAELKPEFVVFLTDVLGVYDRPPAEPGAVLIQEIAVREDGSWSVVKPKLEDTSKPVEFTVAAHDTTGGMVTKITEAAMIAKLGIDVYITKAATDHSVKALSGILKGGIPDDWLGTAIRYMS, translated from the exons ATGGAGCAGAAGGAAACTTGCTTCGCCAAACGTGTTCGCTGCATCGTCAAACTCG GAGGTGCAGCCATCACAAGTAAACATAAATTGGAGACTATAGATGAGGAGAATCTTAAGGAAGTGTCATCCCATCTTCGTCAAGCATTTGTTCCGGATTCTACTTCTGCAAATGTTCTTGGAATGGATTGGAGTAGAAGGCCGGGACAGTCTGAAGCTCcaagtttcattgatgatttcagTGATCAACCAGCAGGGGATTCAGAAAGTTTTATTGTTGTTCATGGAGCAG GTTCCTTTGGACACTTTCAAGCTAGCAAGTCCGGGGTTCATAAGGGTGGACTAAGCCGACCTCTTGTAAAGGCCGGTTTTGTTGCTACAAGAATTTCA GTCACATCCCTCAATCTTGAAATCGTTAGAGCCCTAGCAAGAG AGGGTATTCCTTCGATCGGAATGTCTCCATTCTCATGTGGTTGGTCAACATGCCAAAGAAAT ATGACGAAGGCTGATATTTCCATGGTCATTAAAGCTATTGATTATGGTTTTATACCT GTTCTGCACGGAGATGCAGTCTTGGATACATTACAG GAATGCACTATCCTGAGTGGAGACGTGATAATACGTCATTTAGCAGCTGAACTAAAGCCAGAGTTCGTTGTTTTTCTT ACGGATGTTCTTGGCGTATATGATCGTCCACCAGCAGAACCTGGCGCCGTACTTATCCAGGAAATTG CTGTACGTGAAGATGGAAGCTGGTCGGTAGTGAAACCTAAATTGGAAGATACAAGCAAGCCCG TTGAATTCACTGTAGCTGCTCATGATACAACTGGCGGGATGGTGACAAAAATAACAGAAGCCGCCATGATTGCTAAGCTTGGGATTGATGTCTACATAACAAAG GCAGCAACAGACCACTCAGTGAAAGCCCTTAGTGGAATCTTGAAGGGCGGCATACCGGATGACTGGCTCGGTACAGCCATCCGCTATATGAGCTGA